A genomic region of Canis aureus isolate CA01 chromosome 16, VMU_Caureus_v.1.0, whole genome shotgun sequence contains the following coding sequences:
- the PLPP7 gene encoding inactive phospholipid phosphatase 7 isoform X4: MPASQSRSRARDRNNVLNRAEFLSLNQPPKGAPEPRSSGRKAPGPSTQPPPPGEGARERRQSQQLPEEDCMQLNPSFKGIAFNSLLAIDICMSKRLGVCAGRAASWASARSMVKLIGITGHGIPWIGGTILCLVKSSTLAGQEVLMNLLLATSGCGHKSVCFRG; encoded by the exons ATGCCAGCCTCCCAGAGCCGCTCCCGGGCCCGGGACCGCAACAATGTCCTCAACCGGGCAGAGTTCCTGTCCCTGAACCAGCCCCCCAAGGGGGCCCCGGAGCCCCGCAGCTCGGGCAGGAAGGCCCCGGGCCCCTCAACACAGCCCCCGCCCCCTGGTGAGGGGGCCCGCGAGCGGCGCCAGTCACAGCAGCTGCCTGAGGAGGACTGCATGCAGCTGAACCCCTCCTTCAAGGGCATCGCCTTCAACTCCCTGCTGGCCATTGACATCTGCATGTCCAAGCGGCTGGGGGTGTGTGCCGGCCGCGCCGCGTCCTGGGCCAGCGCCCGCTCCATGGTCAAGCTCATTGGCATCACGGGCCACGGCATCCCCTGGATCGGGGGTACCATCCTCTGCCTGGTGAAGAGCAGCACGCTGGCTGGCCAGGAGGTGCTCATGAACCTGCTCCTGG CAACCAGTGGCTGTGGGCACAAGAGTGTCTGCTTCAGAGGATGA
- the PLPP7 gene encoding inactive phospholipid phosphatase 7 isoform X3, protein MPASQSRSRARDRNNVLNRAEFLSLNQPPKGAPEPRSSGRKAPGPSTQPPPPGEGARERRQSQQLPEEDCMQLNPSFKGIAFNSLLAIDICMSKRLGVCAGRAASWASARSMVKLIGITGHGIPWIGGTILCLVKSSTLAGQEVLMNLLLGSGQLGLSDNNSAHAIDQRTQAVLDTSQPCS, encoded by the exons ATGCCAGCCTCCCAGAGCCGCTCCCGGGCCCGGGACCGCAACAATGTCCTCAACCGGGCAGAGTTCCTGTCCCTGAACCAGCCCCCCAAGGGGGCCCCGGAGCCCCGCAGCTCGGGCAGGAAGGCCCCGGGCCCCTCAACACAGCCCCCGCCCCCTGGTGAGGGGGCCCGCGAGCGGCGCCAGTCACAGCAGCTGCCTGAGGAGGACTGCATGCAGCTGAACCCCTCCTTCAAGGGCATCGCCTTCAACTCCCTGCTGGCCATTGACATCTGCATGTCCAAGCGGCTGGGGGTGTGTGCCGGCCGCGCCGCGTCCTGGGCCAGCGCCCGCTCCATGGTCAAGCTCATTGGCATCACGGGCCACGGCATCCCCTGGATCGGGGGTACCATCCTCTGCCTGGTGAAGAGCAGCACGCTGGCTGGCCAGGAGGTGCTCATGAACCTGCTCCTGG GGTCAGGCCAGCTGGGACTGAGTGATAATAACAGCGCCCATGCCATCGACCAGCGCACACAGGCCGTGCTGGACACCTCTCAG CCCTGCTCCTAG
- the PLPP7 gene encoding inactive phospholipid phosphatase 7 isoform X2: MPASQSRSRARDRNNVLNRAEFLSLNQPPKGAPEPRSSGRKAPGPSTQPPPPGEGARERRQSQQLPEEDCMQLNPSFKGIAFNSLLAIDICMSKRLGVCAGRAASWASARSMVKLIGITGHGIPWIGGTILCLVKSSTLAGQEVLMNLLLALLLDIMTVAGVQKLIKRRGPFETSPSVLDYLTMDVYAFPAGHASRAAMVSKFFLSHLVLAVPLRVLLVLWAFCVGLSRVMIGRHHITDVISGFIIGYFQFRLVELVWMSSNTCQMLISAW, from the exons ATGCCAGCCTCCCAGAGCCGCTCCCGGGCCCGGGACCGCAACAATGTCCTCAACCGGGCAGAGTTCCTGTCCCTGAACCAGCCCCCCAAGGGGGCCCCGGAGCCCCGCAGCTCGGGCAGGAAGGCCCCGGGCCCCTCAACACAGCCCCCGCCCCCTGGTGAGGGGGCCCGCGAGCGGCGCCAGTCACAGCAGCTGCCTGAGGAGGACTGCATGCAGCTGAACCCCTCCTTCAAGGGCATCGCCTTCAACTCCCTGCTGGCCATTGACATCTGCATGTCCAAGCGGCTGGGGGTGTGTGCCGGCCGCGCCGCGTCCTGGGCCAGCGCCCGCTCCATGGTCAAGCTCATTGGCATCACGGGCCACGGCATCCCCTGGATCGGGGGTACCATCCTCTGCCTGGTGAAGAGCAGCACGCTGGCTGGCCAGGAGGTGCTCATGAACCTGCTCCTGG CCCTGCTCCTAGACATCATGACGGTGGCCGGGGTGCAGAAGCTCATCAAGAGGCGCGGCCCATTCGAGACGAGCCCCAGCGTCCTGGACTACCTCACCATGGACGTGTACGCCTTCCCCGCCGGCCACGCCAGCCGCGCGGCCATGGTGTCCAAGTTCTTCCTCAGCCACCTGGTGCTGGCGGTACCCCTGCGTGTCCTGCTGGTGCTCTGGGCCTTCTGCGTGGGCCTGTCGCGCGTCATGATCGGCCGTCACCACATCACGGACGTCATCTCGGGCTTCATTATCGGCTACTTCCAGTTCCGCCTGGTGGAGCTGGTCTGGATGTCGTCCAACACCTGCCAGATGCTCATCTCCGCCTGGTGA
- the PLPP7 gene encoding inactive phospholipid phosphatase 7 isoform X1, with translation MPASQSRSRARDRNNVLNRAEFLSLNQPPKGAPEPRSSGRKAPGPSTQPPPPGEGARERRQSQQLPEEDCMQLNPSFKGIAFNSLLAIDICMSKRLGVCAGRAASWASARSMVKLIGITGHGIPWIGGTILCLVKSSTLAGQEVLMNLLLGSGQLGLSDNNSAHAIDQRTQAVLDTSQKNWKRALDKYWFTNICTSQEASSPDVHGQMDRCTNDALLLDIMTVAGVQKLIKRRGPFETSPSVLDYLTMDVYAFPAGHASRAAMVSKFFLSHLVLAVPLRVLLVLWAFCVGLSRVMIGRHHITDVISGFIIGYFQFRLVELVWMSSNTCQMLISAW, from the exons ATGCCAGCCTCCCAGAGCCGCTCCCGGGCCCGGGACCGCAACAATGTCCTCAACCGGGCAGAGTTCCTGTCCCTGAACCAGCCCCCCAAGGGGGCCCCGGAGCCCCGCAGCTCGGGCAGGAAGGCCCCGGGCCCCTCAACACAGCCCCCGCCCCCTGGTGAGGGGGCCCGCGAGCGGCGCCAGTCACAGCAGCTGCCTGAGGAGGACTGCATGCAGCTGAACCCCTCCTTCAAGGGCATCGCCTTCAACTCCCTGCTGGCCATTGACATCTGCATGTCCAAGCGGCTGGGGGTGTGTGCCGGCCGCGCCGCGTCCTGGGCCAGCGCCCGCTCCATGGTCAAGCTCATTGGCATCACGGGCCACGGCATCCCCTGGATCGGGGGTACCATCCTCTGCCTGGTGAAGAGCAGCACGCTGGCTGGCCAGGAGGTGCTCATGAACCTGCTCCTGG GGTCAGGCCAGCTGGGACTGAGTGATAATAACAGCGCCCATGCCATCGACCAGCGCACACAGGCCGTGCTGGACACCTCTCAG aagaactggaAACGGGCACTGGACAAATACTGGTTCACAAACATCTGTACCAGCCAGGAGGCCAGCAGCCCAGACGTCCACGGGCAGATGGACAGGTGCACAAACGATG CCCTGCTCCTAGACATCATGACGGTGGCCGGGGTGCAGAAGCTCATCAAGAGGCGCGGCCCATTCGAGACGAGCCCCAGCGTCCTGGACTACCTCACCATGGACGTGTACGCCTTCCCCGCCGGCCACGCCAGCCGCGCGGCCATGGTGTCCAAGTTCTTCCTCAGCCACCTGGTGCTGGCGGTACCCCTGCGTGTCCTGCTGGTGCTCTGGGCCTTCTGCGTGGGCCTGTCGCGCGTCATGATCGGCCGTCACCACATCACGGACGTCATCTCGGGCTTCATTATCGGCTACTTCCAGTTCCGCCTGGTGGAGCTGGTCTGGATGTCGTCCAACACCTGCCAGATGCTCATCTCCGCCTGGTGA